Proteins co-encoded in one Candidatus Nanopelagicales bacterium genomic window:
- the bcp gene encoding thioredoxin-dependent thiol peroxidase, producing MSTRLDVGDKAPAFSLTDDTGATVSLSDYAGKTVVLYAYPAAMTPGCTTQACDFRDSLSALKAAGVEVIGISPDSPEKLAKFRAKDGLTFTLVSDPDKSVLTSYGAFGEKKMYGKTVTGVIRSTFVIGPDGTIEHALYNVRAKGHVAKLRGLLGL from the coding sequence ATGAGCACGAGACTCGACGTGGGCGACAAGGCTCCGGCATTCAGCTTGACCGACGACACAGGAGCGACTGTGTCGCTGTCCGATTACGCGGGGAAGACCGTCGTCCTCTACGCCTATCCCGCCGCCATGACTCCCGGGTGCACCACCCAAGCCTGTGATTTCCGGGACTCACTTAGCGCGCTGAAGGCCGCCGGCGTCGAGGTCATCGGCATCTCCCCGGACTCACCGGAAAAGTTGGCGAAGTTCCGGGCCAAGGACGGCCTGACCTTCACCTTGGTGTCGGATCCGGACAAGTCCGTGCTGACCAGCTACGGGGCCTTCGGAGAGAAGAAGATGTACGGAAAGACAGTGACCGGGGTCATCCGGTCCACATTCGTCATCGGACCGGACGGCACGATCGAGCACGCGCTGTACAACGTGCGAGCCAAGGGTCACGTCGCGAAACTTCGGGGGCTACTGGGTCTTTGA
- a CDS encoding energy-coupling factor ABC transporter permease, which yields MHIPDGFIAAPVAAGAALVSVAAVAVAVRGARRTLDDRTAPLAGLVAVFVFAAQMINFPVGAGTSGHLIGAALAAILVGPYAGMLALTVVLVVQALLFADGGLTALGLNVLNLAVIAPVVAWFVFVALVRIFGSGKSAVLLSAGVAGFVSVLAAVAGFVVEFALGGTVPVDLSSVIVAMFSIHTLIAIVEGVITALIVWSVAAVRPDLVAGLRRSATPAARTRAVVAS from the coding sequence ATGCACATCCCCGATGGCTTCATCGCTGCCCCCGTGGCAGCCGGAGCGGCGCTCGTGTCCGTGGCGGCAGTGGCCGTGGCAGTTCGCGGTGCTCGTCGGACGTTGGACGACCGGACCGCGCCGCTGGCCGGCCTGGTCGCCGTCTTCGTCTTCGCGGCGCAGATGATCAACTTCCCGGTCGGGGCGGGGACTTCCGGCCATCTCATCGGAGCGGCCTTGGCGGCGATCCTGGTGGGGCCGTACGCGGGGATGCTCGCTCTCACGGTCGTCCTGGTGGTCCAAGCGCTGTTGTTCGCCGACGGTGGCCTGACTGCGTTGGGCCTGAACGTCCTCAATCTGGCGGTCATCGCTCCAGTCGTCGCGTGGTTCGTGTTTGTGGCGCTCGTGAGAATCTTCGGCAGTGGCAAGTCAGCGGTGCTGTTGTCCGCCGGAGTCGCCGGGTTCGTGTCGGTGCTGGCCGCGGTGGCGGGTTTCGTCGTGGAGTTCGCACTGGGCGGCACGGTACCGGTCGATCTGTCGTCCGTGATTGTCGCCATGTTCTCGATCCACACCCTGATCGCGATCGTCGAGGGAGTCATCACGGCCCTGATCGTGTGGTCGGTCGCCGCGGTCCGTCCGGATCTGGTCGCAGGGCTGCGTCGAAGCGCGACCCCGGCCGCCCGCACTCGCGCAGTGGTGGCGTCGTGA